One genomic window of Osmia bicornis bicornis chromosome 5, iOsmBic2.1, whole genome shotgun sequence includes the following:
- the LOC114871144 gene encoding F-actin-uncapping protein LRRC16A isoform X2 — protein MSTRSQLTKDLNESVKALLGKHVKILLKNVVKLETKQDKQENRVLVFSPCRLFLLTAKVPTRIDCHFHYLEITSIESKRANQLSLSVGERYYNFTTTGAGADTTEVDAMIEALHTAIRNIFPTVPLNYIIRKIEVIPASRLQSIRGSELARSTEATRHTGPCGGFSTQYACMCDLHGVPYREEVAWDVDTIYLSHDTRELNLRDFDHLDQKDLVPIISALEYNTWFTKLRASHLKLSHEPLERLLHVMRRSLSIQELYLDNLGIKWDFAHKLSLALISNANTILQTIDLSHNTIEDKGGAHLSGPIGKLPKGLQKLNLAHCGLTGKGISQIAHALSLNRSMPTSLQYLNLSENSLKDDINNLCNFLAQPNSLTHLDLSGTDTTLECLFGALLRGCATNLVHLNVARNSFSSKKTKEIPPSFKQFFTATLSLKYLNISSCKLPLEALKHLLLGLACNESTVGLELDMSGNNLGSMGAHVLESCIHGVRCIASLDISDSNMDVDLAQVITAIGKNKSIKQLYMGRNTVSMKSKHIAVVMDALVQMLQEDDCVLQALHLPDSRLKSDLYNLINALGSNTCLHTLDISGNQIGDPGARLLAKALQINNHLRTIIYDKNNITLQGYADIVHALEKNCSVRHMPFPIYDLQPCMKTSAEKTEQLAKKIQDLLQRNVTPCKYSHGQAFRLQQGFLLSSTQQMVDRLVVQTQDTIKAIAAESCDANNDINYATGLIQDADNSKQLLPRLHEVLQRRDENNPIESKLHEMANELHKIVTLYLKDSLDAMIKCASEQCPTIISQTVIRGDESESIAIEDDLRMSCKEKNQISSEFIHATITEQAGADIVNRVNELNLAVASHVSDRITDEVIESLSRSYKNLIGDCDNRTRSSTPDVLRPSAGSMSSGSVIGVTSTVTSTALPVGRTSIASEEDCQQEPYSLVNSIGQCSNDQSPMATPHLSNKRKSLHGRKLRPKSVVDSVEGLSADDIPDLLPSLPKSQAEAISETEHSLTESLDSVSELPNTVGQQLQHLVKSRPRRTKTRAPTRPMLRSDQPIDGLALGEGLDVFFRPTTPTTPLISPTSDDSSLHTFPTDGSPNLSLTSHKSTPPDLDKKPGCNSPMLKTLLEPTPRSRSSDNLEKFSPLVGRRSQGDSPLTASPLARRNTTDNAQNHERIASKSESNKDTCSNICNNSISNSADVSKRSTLPIIGSGTSSRNSRDSDENSKLTSGNSSDKDVTSLPRDHENRRSLPKKSTMDVDKTVNQPLPSLKLRSTGFDLRSPTNGSNTKNNSDSSKSPVLKPLTKGNSSVSDGKNNGAILKTKPAPPATAPKPRPWSMATDRKSGEFNLLSDGSSPNTSAGNTPDSGDALDESTDSGVSGPASLPPTLSASSTASSLSNTSVEKRSVRELAASLNKSKPEKKENEHTAPAAWRSVLQRSIRQPDVKVTEVPKTVEEDHINFKLRRTSFLRDSNFNYNNDVVDV, from the exons ATGTCAACCAGGTCGCAACTTACGAAAGATTTAAATG AATCGGTAAAAGCATTACTTGGCAAGCATGTGAAGATATTACTGAAAAACGTTGTAAAATTGGAAACAAAACAGGATAAACAAGAAAATCGTGTTCTG GTTTTTTCACCATGTCGTCTCTTTCTTTTAACAGCCAAAGTACCCACAAGA ATCGACTGCCATTTTCATTATCTAGAGATAACATCTATAGAATCCAAAAGAGCAAACCAATTATCTTTAAGTGTCGGAGAAAGATATTACAATTTTACTACTACAGGAGCAGGTGCAGATACTACTGAAGTAGATGCAATGATTGAGGCCTTACATACTGCAATTCGAAATATCTTTCCCACTGTACCATTAAA TTatattataagaaaaatagaGGTAATACCAGCTAGTAGATTACAAAGCATTAGAGGTAGTGAATTAGCTAGGAGTACAGAAGCTACAAGACATACAGGGCCTTGTGGTGGATTTTCAACCCAATATGCATGCATGTGTGATTTACATGGTGTGCCATATAGGGAAGAAGTTGCTTGG GATGTTGATACAATATATCTTTCCCATGATACAAGGGAATTAAATTTGAGGGATTTTGATCATTTAGATCAAAAAGATTTGGTGCCAATCATTTCTGCCTTGGAATATAACACTTGGTTTACAAAATTAAGGGCATCTCATCTTAAGTTAAGTCATGAACCATTAGAACGATTGTTACACGTTATGCGCAGATCTCTTTCCATTCAAGAACTTTATTTAGATAATCTTGGGATTAAATG GGATTTTGCACATAAATTATCGCTAGCTCTAATTTCTAATGCaaatacaatattacaaaCCATTGATTTATCGCATAATACTATTGAAGATAAAG GAGGTGCACATTTAAGCGGACCTATTGGTAAATTACCTAAAggtttacaaaaattaaatttagcaCATTGTGGATTAACGGGAAAAGGAATAAGTCAAATTGCACATGCACTGAGTTTAAATAGAAGCATGCCAACTAGTTTGCAATATTTAAATCTTTCAGAGAACTCCTTAAAAGATGATATCAAT AATCTGTGCAATTTTTTGGCACAACCTAACAGCCTAACTCATTTAGATCTAAGTGGTACAGATACTACTTTAGAATGT CTGTTTGGTGCTCTACTACGAGGTTGTGCAACTAATCTAGTCCATTTAAATGTTGCTCGTAACTCTTTTTCAAGCAAAAAGACCAAAGAAATACCTCCCAGTTTTAAGCAATTTTTTACAGCCACACTTTCATTGAAGTACTTAAATATATCTTCCTGCAAATTGCCACTAGAAGCATTAAAACACTTACTACTTGGTTTGGCATGCAACGAAAGTACAGTTGGTTTAGAACTTGACATGAGTGGAAATAACTTAGGTTCCATGGGTGCTCATGTGTTAGAGTCATGTATCCATGGAGTACGTTGTATAGCATCGCTGGATATTTCAGACAGTA ATATGGATGTTGATTTAGCACAAGTAATAACCGCTATCGGAAAGAACAAATCTATCAAACAATTATATATGGGTCGGAATACTGTTAGTATGAAGAGCAAACATATTGCCGTTGTAATGGATGCCCTTGTGCAAATGCTTCAAGAAGATGACTGCGTTTTGCAAGCACTGCATTTGCCAGATTCTCGATTAAAATCTGATCTCTACAATCTCATTAATGCTCTTGGTAGTAACACGTGTCTTCATACTTTAGATATTAGTGGAAATCAGATTGGTGATCCTGGTGCAAGATTATTGGCAAAAGCGCTACAAATCAACAATCATTTAAGAACCATTatttatgataaaaataatatcacGCTTCAAGGTTATGCTGATATTGTTCATGCTTTAGAAAA GAATTGTAGCGTCAGACATATGCCTTTTCCAATTTATGACTTGCAACCTTGTATGAAAACTTCTGCGGAAAAAACTGAGCAGCTGgcaaaaaaaatacaagatTTATTACAAAGAAATGTTACACCTTGTAAATATAGTCATGGACAAGCGTTTAGATTACAACAGGGATTTTTGTTAAGCTCTACGCAACAAATGGTTGATAGACTTGTTGTACAAACTCAGGATACCATTAAAGCCATTGCTGCAGAAAGCTGCGATGCTAACAACGATATTAACTATGCAACTGGACTTATACAAGATGCGGATAATTCGAAACAG CTTCTACCAAGGTTACATGAGGTTCTTCAACGTCGGGATGAAAATAATCCGATTGAATCGAAACTACACGAGATGGCAAATGAACTTCAtaagattgtaacattatacTTAaag GATTCTTTAGATGCTATGATAAAATGTGCAAGTGAACAGTGTCCTACAATAATTTCGCAAACAGTAATTAGAGGAGACGAGAGCGAATCGATCGCAATAGAAGATGATTTGCGTATGAGTTGCAAGGAGAAAAATCAAATTAGTAGTGAATTTATTCATGCTACTATTACAGAACAAGCTGGAGCTGATATAGTCAATAGAGTCAA TGAATTAAACTTAGCCGTTGCTTCACATGTGTCTGATAGAATAACAGATGAAGTAATTGAATCATTATcaagaagctataaaaatctG ATCGGAGATTGTGATAATAGAACAAGGAGCAGCACACCCGATGTACTAAGGCCTAGCGCTGGTTCAATGAGCAGTGGAAGTGTGATAGGAGTTACAAGCACCGTTACAAGCACCGCACTACCTGTTGGCAGAACTAGTATTGCATCAGAAGAAGACTGTCAACAAGAGCCTTATTCGCTTGTTAATTCTATTGGTCAATGTTCTAACGACCAGTCTCCAATG GCAACACCACATTTGTCGAATAAACGTAAAAGTTTACATGGAAGAAAGTTGCGACCGAAATCTGTAGTTGATTCTGTCGAAGGACTTTCTGCCGACGATATCCCAGATTTGCTCCCATCACTGCCAAAAAGTCAAGCTGAAg CTATTTCAGAAACAGAACATTCATTGACAGAGTCGCTAGATTCTGTTTCTGAGTTACCTAATACGGTAGGACAACAATTGCAACATTTAGTTAAATCTAGACCCCGTAGAACAAAAACTAGAGCGCCTACAAGACCAATGCTTCGATCTGATCAACCAATAGATGGTCTTGCACTTGGAGAAGGTCTTGACGTGTTCTTTCGACCAACTACACCAACTACACCTCTTATATCCCCTACAAGTGACGATAG CTCTTTACATACATTCCCGACCGACGGTAGTCCAAACTTATCGCTCACAAGTCACAAAAGTACTCCACCTGATCTGGATAAGAAGCCTGGTTGTAATTCTCCAATGTTGAAAACGTTACTTGAACCTACACCGCGATCACGATCCAGTgataatttggaaaaattttctCCCCTTGTTGGTAGAAGATCTCAAGGAGATTCACCGTTAACCGCATCTCCCTTAGCACGACGGAACACAACCGACAATGCTCAAAACCATGAAAGAATAGCTTCAAAATCTGAGAGCAATAAAGATACATGCAGTAATATATGTAATAACAGCATTAGCAATTCTGCTGACGTATCTAAACGTAGTACGTTACCAATTATCGGATCTGGTACAAGTTCCCGCAATTCACGAGATTCCGATGAGAATAGTAAATTAACGAGCGGAAATTCTTCGGATAAAGATGTGACATCTCTTCCCAGAGATCACGAGAATAGAAGAAGTTTACCGAAAAAATCAACGATGGATGTAGATAAGACTGTAAATCAACCTTTACCTTCTCTTAAATTAAGGTCGACGGGTTTTGATCTTCGTAGTCCAACGAATGGTAGcaatacaaaaaataattcagattcATCTAAATCTCCGGTATTGAAACCTTTAACCAAAGGAAATAGTTCTGTTAGCGATGGAAAAAATAATGGTGCTATTTTGAAGACTAAACCAGCTCCGCCTGCGACAGCACCAAAACCAAGACCATGGAGTATGGCCACGGATAGAAAATCTG gtgaatttaatttattaagcgACGGTTCTAGTCCAAATACTTCAGCTGGAAATACACCTGATTCTGGAGATGCTCTTGATGAATCAACTGATAGCGGTGTGAGTGGTCCAGCTTCGTTACCACCAACGCTATCAGCAAGTAGCACTGCTAGTTCTTTAAGCAATACTAGCGTTGAAAAACGATCGGTCAGGGAATTGGCAGCTAGTTTAAACAAGAGTAAAccagaaaaaaaggaaaatg AGCATACCGCACCTGCAGCATGGAGGTCGGTGCTTCAACGTTCTATCAGGCAACCTGATGTCAAG GTAACGGAAGTGCCGAAAACGGTTGAAGAAGatcatataaattttaaacttagACGTACTTCATTTCTACGTGATTCAAATTTCAACTATAATAATGATGTAGTTGACGTTTGA
- the LOC114871144 gene encoding F-actin-uncapping protein LRRC16A isoform X1: MSTRSQLTKDLNESVKALLGKHVKILLKNVVKLETKQDKQENRVLVFSPCRLFLLTAKVPTRIDCHFHYLEITSIESKRANQLSLSVGERYYNFTTTGAGADTTEVDAMIEALHTAIRNIFPTVPLNYIIRKIEVIPASRLQSIRGSELARSTEATRHTGPCGGFSTQYACMCDLHGVPYREEVAWDVDTIYLSHDTRELNLRDFDHLDQKDLVPIISALEYNTWFTKLRASHLKLSHEPLERLLHVMRRSLSIQELYLDNLGIKWDFAHKLSLALISNANTILQTIDLSHNTIEDKGASSLCGIIAKLMQGGAHLSGPIGKLPKGLQKLNLAHCGLTGKGISQIAHALSLNRSMPTSLQYLNLSENSLKDDINNLCNFLAQPNSLTHLDLSGTDTTLECLFGALLRGCATNLVHLNVARNSFSSKKTKEIPPSFKQFFTATLSLKYLNISSCKLPLEALKHLLLGLACNESTVGLELDMSGNNLGSMGAHVLESCIHGVRCIASLDISDSNMDVDLAQVITAIGKNKSIKQLYMGRNTVSMKSKHIAVVMDALVQMLQEDDCVLQALHLPDSRLKSDLYNLINALGSNTCLHTLDISGNQIGDPGARLLAKALQINNHLRTIIYDKNNITLQGYADIVHALEKNCSVRHMPFPIYDLQPCMKTSAEKTEQLAKKIQDLLQRNVTPCKYSHGQAFRLQQGFLLSSTQQMVDRLVVQTQDTIKAIAAESCDANNDINYATGLIQDADNSKQLLPRLHEVLQRRDENNPIESKLHEMANELHKIVTLYLKDSLDAMIKCASEQCPTIISQTVIRGDESESIAIEDDLRMSCKEKNQISSEFIHATITEQAGADIVNRVNELNLAVASHVSDRITDEVIESLSRSYKNLIGDCDNRTRSSTPDVLRPSAGSMSSGSVIGVTSTVTSTALPVGRTSIASEEDCQQEPYSLVNSIGQCSNDQSPMATPHLSNKRKSLHGRKLRPKSVVDSVEGLSADDIPDLLPSLPKSQAEAISETEHSLTESLDSVSELPNTVGQQLQHLVKSRPRRTKTRAPTRPMLRSDQPIDGLALGEGLDVFFRPTTPTTPLISPTSDDSSLHTFPTDGSPNLSLTSHKSTPPDLDKKPGCNSPMLKTLLEPTPRSRSSDNLEKFSPLVGRRSQGDSPLTASPLARRNTTDNAQNHERIASKSESNKDTCSNICNNSISNSADVSKRSTLPIIGSGTSSRNSRDSDENSKLTSGNSSDKDVTSLPRDHENRRSLPKKSTMDVDKTVNQPLPSLKLRSTGFDLRSPTNGSNTKNNSDSSKSPVLKPLTKGNSSVSDGKNNGAILKTKPAPPATAPKPRPWSMATDRKSGEFNLLSDGSSPNTSAGNTPDSGDALDESTDSGVSGPASLPPTLSASSTASSLSNTSVEKRSVRELAASLNKSKPEKKENEHTAPAAWRSVLQRSIRQPDVKVTEVPKTVEEDHINFKLRRTSFLRDSNFNYNNDVVDV, from the exons ATGTCAACCAGGTCGCAACTTACGAAAGATTTAAATG AATCGGTAAAAGCATTACTTGGCAAGCATGTGAAGATATTACTGAAAAACGTTGTAAAATTGGAAACAAAACAGGATAAACAAGAAAATCGTGTTCTG GTTTTTTCACCATGTCGTCTCTTTCTTTTAACAGCCAAAGTACCCACAAGA ATCGACTGCCATTTTCATTATCTAGAGATAACATCTATAGAATCCAAAAGAGCAAACCAATTATCTTTAAGTGTCGGAGAAAGATATTACAATTTTACTACTACAGGAGCAGGTGCAGATACTACTGAAGTAGATGCAATGATTGAGGCCTTACATACTGCAATTCGAAATATCTTTCCCACTGTACCATTAAA TTatattataagaaaaatagaGGTAATACCAGCTAGTAGATTACAAAGCATTAGAGGTAGTGAATTAGCTAGGAGTACAGAAGCTACAAGACATACAGGGCCTTGTGGTGGATTTTCAACCCAATATGCATGCATGTGTGATTTACATGGTGTGCCATATAGGGAAGAAGTTGCTTGG GATGTTGATACAATATATCTTTCCCATGATACAAGGGAATTAAATTTGAGGGATTTTGATCATTTAGATCAAAAAGATTTGGTGCCAATCATTTCTGCCTTGGAATATAACACTTGGTTTACAAAATTAAGGGCATCTCATCTTAAGTTAAGTCATGAACCATTAGAACGATTGTTACACGTTATGCGCAGATCTCTTTCCATTCAAGAACTTTATTTAGATAATCTTGGGATTAAATG GGATTTTGCACATAAATTATCGCTAGCTCTAATTTCTAATGCaaatacaatattacaaaCCATTGATTTATCGCATAATACTATTGAAGATAAAG GAGCCTCTAGCTTGTGTGGGATAATTGCCAAGCTAATGCAAG GAGGTGCACATTTAAGCGGACCTATTGGTAAATTACCTAAAggtttacaaaaattaaatttagcaCATTGTGGATTAACGGGAAAAGGAATAAGTCAAATTGCACATGCACTGAGTTTAAATAGAAGCATGCCAACTAGTTTGCAATATTTAAATCTTTCAGAGAACTCCTTAAAAGATGATATCAAT AATCTGTGCAATTTTTTGGCACAACCTAACAGCCTAACTCATTTAGATCTAAGTGGTACAGATACTACTTTAGAATGT CTGTTTGGTGCTCTACTACGAGGTTGTGCAACTAATCTAGTCCATTTAAATGTTGCTCGTAACTCTTTTTCAAGCAAAAAGACCAAAGAAATACCTCCCAGTTTTAAGCAATTTTTTACAGCCACACTTTCATTGAAGTACTTAAATATATCTTCCTGCAAATTGCCACTAGAAGCATTAAAACACTTACTACTTGGTTTGGCATGCAACGAAAGTACAGTTGGTTTAGAACTTGACATGAGTGGAAATAACTTAGGTTCCATGGGTGCTCATGTGTTAGAGTCATGTATCCATGGAGTACGTTGTATAGCATCGCTGGATATTTCAGACAGTA ATATGGATGTTGATTTAGCACAAGTAATAACCGCTATCGGAAAGAACAAATCTATCAAACAATTATATATGGGTCGGAATACTGTTAGTATGAAGAGCAAACATATTGCCGTTGTAATGGATGCCCTTGTGCAAATGCTTCAAGAAGATGACTGCGTTTTGCAAGCACTGCATTTGCCAGATTCTCGATTAAAATCTGATCTCTACAATCTCATTAATGCTCTTGGTAGTAACACGTGTCTTCATACTTTAGATATTAGTGGAAATCAGATTGGTGATCCTGGTGCAAGATTATTGGCAAAAGCGCTACAAATCAACAATCATTTAAGAACCATTatttatgataaaaataatatcacGCTTCAAGGTTATGCTGATATTGTTCATGCTTTAGAAAA GAATTGTAGCGTCAGACATATGCCTTTTCCAATTTATGACTTGCAACCTTGTATGAAAACTTCTGCGGAAAAAACTGAGCAGCTGgcaaaaaaaatacaagatTTATTACAAAGAAATGTTACACCTTGTAAATATAGTCATGGACAAGCGTTTAGATTACAACAGGGATTTTTGTTAAGCTCTACGCAACAAATGGTTGATAGACTTGTTGTACAAACTCAGGATACCATTAAAGCCATTGCTGCAGAAAGCTGCGATGCTAACAACGATATTAACTATGCAACTGGACTTATACAAGATGCGGATAATTCGAAACAG CTTCTACCAAGGTTACATGAGGTTCTTCAACGTCGGGATGAAAATAATCCGATTGAATCGAAACTACACGAGATGGCAAATGAACTTCAtaagattgtaacattatacTTAaag GATTCTTTAGATGCTATGATAAAATGTGCAAGTGAACAGTGTCCTACAATAATTTCGCAAACAGTAATTAGAGGAGACGAGAGCGAATCGATCGCAATAGAAGATGATTTGCGTATGAGTTGCAAGGAGAAAAATCAAATTAGTAGTGAATTTATTCATGCTACTATTACAGAACAAGCTGGAGCTGATATAGTCAATAGAGTCAA TGAATTAAACTTAGCCGTTGCTTCACATGTGTCTGATAGAATAACAGATGAAGTAATTGAATCATTATcaagaagctataaaaatctG ATCGGAGATTGTGATAATAGAACAAGGAGCAGCACACCCGATGTACTAAGGCCTAGCGCTGGTTCAATGAGCAGTGGAAGTGTGATAGGAGTTACAAGCACCGTTACAAGCACCGCACTACCTGTTGGCAGAACTAGTATTGCATCAGAAGAAGACTGTCAACAAGAGCCTTATTCGCTTGTTAATTCTATTGGTCAATGTTCTAACGACCAGTCTCCAATG GCAACACCACATTTGTCGAATAAACGTAAAAGTTTACATGGAAGAAAGTTGCGACCGAAATCTGTAGTTGATTCTGTCGAAGGACTTTCTGCCGACGATATCCCAGATTTGCTCCCATCACTGCCAAAAAGTCAAGCTGAAg CTATTTCAGAAACAGAACATTCATTGACAGAGTCGCTAGATTCTGTTTCTGAGTTACCTAATACGGTAGGACAACAATTGCAACATTTAGTTAAATCTAGACCCCGTAGAACAAAAACTAGAGCGCCTACAAGACCAATGCTTCGATCTGATCAACCAATAGATGGTCTTGCACTTGGAGAAGGTCTTGACGTGTTCTTTCGACCAACTACACCAACTACACCTCTTATATCCCCTACAAGTGACGATAG CTCTTTACATACATTCCCGACCGACGGTAGTCCAAACTTATCGCTCACAAGTCACAAAAGTACTCCACCTGATCTGGATAAGAAGCCTGGTTGTAATTCTCCAATGTTGAAAACGTTACTTGAACCTACACCGCGATCACGATCCAGTgataatttggaaaaattttctCCCCTTGTTGGTAGAAGATCTCAAGGAGATTCACCGTTAACCGCATCTCCCTTAGCACGACGGAACACAACCGACAATGCTCAAAACCATGAAAGAATAGCTTCAAAATCTGAGAGCAATAAAGATACATGCAGTAATATATGTAATAACAGCATTAGCAATTCTGCTGACGTATCTAAACGTAGTACGTTACCAATTATCGGATCTGGTACAAGTTCCCGCAATTCACGAGATTCCGATGAGAATAGTAAATTAACGAGCGGAAATTCTTCGGATAAAGATGTGACATCTCTTCCCAGAGATCACGAGAATAGAAGAAGTTTACCGAAAAAATCAACGATGGATGTAGATAAGACTGTAAATCAACCTTTACCTTCTCTTAAATTAAGGTCGACGGGTTTTGATCTTCGTAGTCCAACGAATGGTAGcaatacaaaaaataattcagattcATCTAAATCTCCGGTATTGAAACCTTTAACCAAAGGAAATAGTTCTGTTAGCGATGGAAAAAATAATGGTGCTATTTTGAAGACTAAACCAGCTCCGCCTGCGACAGCACCAAAACCAAGACCATGGAGTATGGCCACGGATAGAAAATCTG gtgaatttaatttattaagcgACGGTTCTAGTCCAAATACTTCAGCTGGAAATACACCTGATTCTGGAGATGCTCTTGATGAATCAACTGATAGCGGTGTGAGTGGTCCAGCTTCGTTACCACCAACGCTATCAGCAAGTAGCACTGCTAGTTCTTTAAGCAATACTAGCGTTGAAAAACGATCGGTCAGGGAATTGGCAGCTAGTTTAAACAAGAGTAAAccagaaaaaaaggaaaatg AGCATACCGCACCTGCAGCATGGAGGTCGGTGCTTCAACGTTCTATCAGGCAACCTGATGTCAAG GTAACGGAAGTGCCGAAAACGGTTGAAGAAGatcatataaattttaaacttagACGTACTTCATTTCTACGTGATTCAAATTTCAACTATAATAATGATGTAGTTGACGTTTGA